In one Lysobacter alkalisoli genomic region, the following are encoded:
- a CDS encoding AMP-binding protein, whose amino-acid sequence MSAELQPAKRQTTPTSRGPGHALATGDAARPVAFDAHGAIELARFRREVRGVAAGLPDAPAVINLCEDRYRFLVAFCAAALRGQTTLLPPSRAPAMIDEVLARHPGSYGLGDVMPCCSTPTDALDRAIRLPEQLPQLDGGPLVVADDAVVAIGFTSGSTGQPRPNPKTWAAFRASTTQNLAALQDLLDAGITPTRTTPLVATVPPQHMYGMEMSVLLPLLGPVAVHTTRPFFPGDIARACTDAAGAPLLVTTPVHLRALVESGVAMPALAGIVSATAPLPAELARAAEARFGCEVRELFGSTETCVFARRRTAVDTAWTPLPGVDLHPRPDGTAVHAPHLTGPVLLADLIEVFEDGRFALHGRNSDLLEIAGKRASLGDLTRKLQAVPGVEDAVVFQLDEADAAGVRRIAALAVAPGLAAEAVMQSLRATVDPVFLPRPLRCVPALPRNETGKLPRRALLALLHGQS is encoded by the coding sequence ATGTCAGCCGAGCTTCAGCCAGCCAAGCGCCAGACCACGCCAACGTCCCGGGGACCCGGGCACGCGCTCGCCACCGGCGACGCCGCGCGACCGGTCGCCTTCGATGCACACGGCGCGATCGAGCTGGCGCGCTTCCGGCGCGAGGTCCGCGGCGTCGCCGCCGGCCTGCCCGACGCACCGGCGGTGATCAACTTGTGCGAGGACCGCTACCGCTTCCTGGTCGCGTTCTGTGCTGCCGCGCTGCGCGGCCAGACCACCCTGCTGCCACCCTCGCGGGCCCCGGCGATGATCGACGAAGTGCTGGCCCGGCACCCGGGCAGCTATGGCCTCGGCGACGTCATGCCCTGCTGCAGCACGCCCACCGACGCCCTGGATCGCGCGATCCGGCTGCCTGAACAGCTGCCGCAACTCGACGGCGGTCCACTTGTCGTCGCCGACGACGCGGTCGTGGCGATCGGCTTCACCTCCGGCAGCACCGGCCAACCGCGGCCGAACCCGAAGACCTGGGCCGCATTCCGCGCCAGCACCACACAGAACCTGGCGGCGCTGCAGGACCTGCTCGACGCCGGCATCACCCCAACCCGAACCACGCCACTTGTCGCCACCGTGCCGCCGCAGCACATGTACGGCATGGAGATGTCGGTGCTGCTGCCGCTGCTGGGGCCGGTCGCGGTGCACACCACAAGGCCATTCTTCCCCGGCGACATCGCCCGCGCCTGTACCGACGCCGCCGGCGCGCCACTGCTGGTCACCACCCCGGTCCACCTGCGCGCGCTGGTCGAGTCCGGCGTGGCGATGCCGGCGCTGGCCGGCATTGTCTCGGCGACCGCGCCACTGCCCGCCGAACTCGCCCGCGCCGCCGAGGCCCGCTTCGGCTGCGAAGTGCGCGAACTGTTCGGCTCGACCGAGACCTGTGTGTTCGCGCGCCGTCGCACCGCGGTCGACACGGCCTGGACACCGCTGCCCGGCGTGGACCTGCACCCCCGGCCCGACGGCACCGCGGTGCACGCGCCGCACCTGACCGGGCCAGTGCTGCTGGCCGACCTGATCGAGGTGTTCGAAGACGGCCGCTTCGCCCTTCACGGCCGCAACAGCGACCTGCTGGAGATCGCCGGCAAGCGCGCCTCGCTCGGCGACCTGACCCGCAAGCTGCAGGCCGTACCCGGGGTCGAGGACGCGGTGGTGTTCCAGCTTGATGAGGCCGATGCCGCCGGCGTGCGCCGGATCGCGGCATTGGCGGTGGCGCCGGGCCTGGCAGCGGAGGCGGTCATGCAATCGCTGCGTGCCACCGTCGACCCGGTGTTCCTGCCGCGCCCGCTGCGCTGCGTCCCGGCGCTGCCGCGCAACGAAACCGGCAAACTGCCGCGCCGCGCCCTGCTGGCGCTGCTGCACGGCCAAAGCTGA
- the rsmG gene encoding 16S rRNA (guanine(527)-N(7))-methyltransferase RsmG, giving the protein MRPTLETGLTGLGLDPALSTPLLDYLALLARWNRAYNLTAIRNPREMLVKHLLDSLAMHAFVNDIAAAGGALADLGTGAGLPGIPLAITKPGLRVALVESNGKKARFMREAIRKLDLAPRVRVLESRIEAVDEAGAFDAITARALATLPLIIELGGPLLKPDGVLLAMKGTHPDDEIAALPAGWTLRASHRLDVPGLDAERHLIVVGRDQGRT; this is encoded by the coding sequence CTGCGCCCGACCCTCGAAACCGGCCTGACCGGTCTCGGCCTCGACCCGGCCCTGTCCACGCCGCTGCTCGACTACCTGGCCCTGCTGGCGCGCTGGAACCGCGCCTACAACCTGACCGCGATCCGCAATCCGCGCGAGATGCTGGTCAAGCACCTGCTCGATTCGCTGGCGATGCATGCATTCGTCAATGACATTGCCGCCGCCGGGGGCGCGCTGGCCGACCTGGGTACCGGAGCCGGCCTGCCCGGCATCCCGCTGGCAATCACCAAGCCTGGCCTGCGCGTCGCACTGGTGGAGAGCAACGGCAAGAAGGCGCGCTTCATGCGCGAGGCGATCCGCAAACTCGACCTCGCGCCACGGGTGCGGGTGCTGGAATCCCGGATCGAGGCGGTGGACGAGGCCGGCGCGTTCGATGCGATCACCGCACGCGCGCTGGCGACACTGCCGCTGATCATCGAACTCGGCGGCCCTCTGCTGAAACCCGACGGCGTGCTGCTGGCGATGAAGGGCACTCATCCTGATGACGAGATCGCCGCCCTGCCGGCCGGCTGGACCCTTCGCGCCAGCCATCGCCTCGACGTGCCCGGCCTCGATGCCGAACGCCACCTGATCGTGGTTGGGCGCGACCAGGGCCGGACGTAG
- a CDS encoding 4'-phosphopantetheinyl transferase family protein, whose amino-acid sequence MPVRWIWLPRQHGVAAEAQARGWLATQLELSADAVPLYRDDGRRPWLGAPLAARDINWSHSGEGLLVALGETGLRVGADLEWRRPRPRAMALARRWFTATENAWLDSMADEQAREQAFLRLWCAKEAVLKAHGRGIAFGLDRLSFSDGPHGLRLVECHPELGRPDAWSLAEIAPAPGYLGTLAWRRSES is encoded by the coding sequence ATGCCCGTGCGCTGGATCTGGCTGCCGCGTCAGCACGGCGTGGCCGCCGAGGCGCAGGCGCGCGGCTGGCTGGCGACACAGCTGGAGCTGTCGGCGGACGCCGTGCCGCTGTACCGCGACGATGGCCGGCGGCCGTGGCTCGGGGCGCCGCTGGCCGCCCGCGACATCAACTGGAGCCACAGCGGCGAGGGGCTGCTGGTCGCACTCGGCGAAACCGGCTTGCGGGTCGGCGCCGACCTGGAGTGGCGGCGTCCGCGGCCGCGCGCGATGGCACTGGCCAGGCGCTGGTTCACCGCTACCGAGAATGCATGGCTGGACTCCATGGCCGATGAGCAGGCGCGCGAGCAGGCCTTCCTGCGCCTGTGGTGCGCGAAGGAGGCGGTGCTCAAGGCGCACGGGCGGGGGATCGCGTTCGGCCTTGACCGGCTGTCGTTCAGCGACGGGCCGCATGGCCTGCGACTGGTCGAATGCCATCCAGAACTCGGCAGGCCCGACGCCTGGTCGCTGGCTGAGATCGCGCCGGCACCCGGCTATCTCGGCACACTGGCGTGGCGCAGGAGCGAAAGCTGA